From the genome of Labrus bergylta chromosome 12, fLabBer1.1, whole genome shotgun sequence, one region includes:
- the ampd1 gene encoding AMP deaminase 1 has translation MPKVAVPETDDKMRAFAEKVFASETKDENIRDEISMFDVADDCPILHEEMAHHLQYEDDAEKRKRHQRSCTMAVSVAGAKATTATVVSVEVDTPTYLEVPDFQRVAIIGDYASGVTMDDFELSCKGLYRALTIREKYMRLAFQRFPNTASQYLREIEGETFKVEDQVQPVFTAPPANGEDPFETKDLPKNLGYVARMKDGVIYVYNDAAAADKHQPKDLPCPDYDTFIDDMNFLIALIAQGPTKTYTHRRLKFLMSKFNVHEMLNEMEEMKELKMNPHRDFYNCRKVDTHIHAAACMNQKHLLRFIKRSYRVDADRVVHKLQGREVTMKELFQSLNLHPYDLTVDSLDVHAGRQTFQRFDKFNAKYNPVGASELRDLYMKTENHINGEYFATIIKEVASDLEDAKYQYAEPRLSIYGCNPSEWHKLSGWFVKHRVYCPNLKWMIQVPRIYDIFRGRDFVPHFGKMLENIFLPVFQATIDPHSNPELSIFLKNVTGFDSVDDESKHSGHMFSTKSPKPEEWDIAKNPSYTYYIYYMYANIAVLNQLRRQRGMNTFTFRPHCGEAGAVTHLLAAFMTADNISHGLNLKKSPVLQYLYFMAQIPIAMSPLSNNSLFLEYAKNPLLEFHKKGLVVSLSTDDPMQFHYTKEPLMEEYAIAAQVFKLSTCDMCEISRSSVLQSALSHEEKVHFLGKDYLKEGPEGNDIRKTNVAQIRMAYRFETLCYELNLIKEGLKAE, from the exons AGACCGATGACAAGATGCGGGCCTTCGCGGAGAAGGTCTTTGCGTCTGAGACCAAAGATGAGAACATCCGCGATGAGATCTCTATGTTTGACGTGGCTGACGACTGTCCCATCCTCCACGAAGAGATGGCCCACCATCTGCAGTATGAGGATGACGCTGAGAAACG CAAGAGGCACCAGCGCAGCTGCACCATGGCTGTGTCCGTGGCCGGTGCCAAGGCAACCACTGCCACTGTAGTGTCAGTGGAGGTGGACACACCCACCTACCTGGAGGTGCCCGACTTCCAGAGAGTGGCCATCATTGGAGACTACGCCTCCGGG GTGACCATGGATGACTTTGAGTTGTCCTGTAAGGGTCTGTACCGCGCCCTGACCATCAGAGAGAAGTACATGAGGCTGGCCTTCCAACGCTTCCCAAACACGGCCTCTCAGTACCTGCGTGAGATCGAGGGAGAGACCTTCAAAGTTGAAGATCAGGTACAGCCAG TCTTCACAGCTCCTCCAGCCAATGGGGAAGACCCCTTCGAAACCAAAGACCTGCCTAAGAATCTGGGATATGTGGCTCGTATGAAGGATGGTGTTATCTACGTGTACAACGACGCTGCAGCTGCTGACAAACATCAGCCCAAAGACCTGCCCTGCCCCGACTACGACACCTTCATCGATGACATGAACTTCCTCATTGCTCTCATTGCTCAGGGTCCGAC TAAGACTTATACTCATCGCCGTCTGAAGTTCCTCATGTCTAAGTTCAACGTGCACGAGATGCTGAATGAgatggaggagatgaaggagctGAAGATGAACCCTCACAGGGACTTCTACAACTGCAGGAAG gtgGACACTCACATCCACGCTGCTGCCTGCATGAACCAGAAACACCTGCTGCGTTTCATCAAGAGGTCATACCGTGTGGACGCCGACCGTGTGGTGCACAAGCTGCAGGGCAGAGAGGTCACCATGAAGGAGCTGTTCCAGTCCCTCAACCTGCACCCTTATGACCTCACTGTGGACTCCCTGGATGTGCACGCT GGAAGACAAACCTTCCAGCGTTTTGATAAGTTCAACGCCAAATACAACCCTGTGGGAGCCAGCGAGCTGCGTGATCTCTACATGAAGACAGAGAACCACATCAACGGAGAGTACTTTGCCACCATCATCAAG GAAGTAGCCAGTGACCTGGAGGATGCCAAGTATCAGTATGCTGAGCCTCGTCTGTCCATCTACGGCTGCAACCCCAGCGAGTGGCACAAACTGTCCGGCTGGTTCGTCAAACACAGAGTCTACTGCCCAAACCTCAAATGGATGATTCAAGTCCCCAGGATCTA CGACATCTTCAGAGGCAGGGACTTTGTGCCCCACTTTGGAAAGATGTTGGAGAACATTTTCCTGCCCGTGTTTCAGGCCACCATCGACCCACACTCCAACCCTGAGCTCAGCATCTTCCTCAAGAAT GTGACAGGTTTCGACAGTGTGGACGATGAGTCCAAGCACAGCGGTCACATGTTCTCCACTAAGAGCCCCAAACCAGAAGAGTGGGACATTGCAAAGAACCCCTCTTACACCTACTACATTTACTACATGTATGCCAACATCGCTGTGCTCAACCAGCTCCGCAG gcAGAGGGGgatgaacacattcacattcaggCCTCACTGCGGTGAAGCCGGTGCCGTCACCCATCTGCTGGCTGCCTTCATGACCGCTGACAACATCTCTCACGGACTCAACCTCAAGAAG AGTCCTGTGCTGCAGTATCTGTACTTCATGGCCCAGATCCCCATCGCCATGTCCCCCCTCAGCAACAACAGCCTGTTCCTGGAATACGCCAAGAACCCCCTGCTGGAGTTTCACAAGAAGGGCCTGGTGGTCTCTCTGTCCACTGACGACCCCATGCAGTTCCACTACACTAAG GAACCCCTGATGGAAGAGTACGCCATCGCAGCCCAGGTGTTCAAGCTCAGCACCTGCGACATGTGTGAGATCTCTAGGAGCAGTGTGCTGCAGAGCGCCTTGTCCCACGAG GAGAAGGTTCACTTCCTGGGTAAGGACTACCTGAAGGAGGGTCCCGAGGGCAACGACATCCGCAAGACTAACGTGGCCCAGATCCGTATGGCGTACCGCTTTGAGACCCTGTGCTACGAGCTTAACCTCATTAAGGAGGGCTTGAAGGCTGAGTAA
- the dennd2c gene encoding DENN domain-containing protein 2C isoform X2: MLALRLEQGKRGGGEVDRLQKGATVAWQSGRPSSKERRVNIREKISQWEGRSQQDSSQDAGVKVHPPTVSRSLSGDVLGNGCSSEGSRGGPHAKASLSKAKSLDFRESPSPAGQTAVGRRSEPLQKSSTELSTPGNKPLASQKEMGSPKVGAYTLNSTDKQIYSSYGNRKTQRILDFEVVPKPLPLSTDDQDDNMPAGNFYTSRGFWRKLEGDRLLWEKGRGSSGDPEPPPKPQRTFQYQGSKNNKTNTEHTIRWNNRSPNNNHSNVRGRSRTVAQPPSFPPPPCPGATTNGLSRHKKNRKSFEYEDAARLTAKQGTLGEDDRRSGLYHAYSDDNIYEDIVCEGTRDNPYEDVRLSPSCLPISRPQRPKLPPKPQTLHGYSGKVERKKFQTIAASKSSTLAETPKPASARRSSTQKTQRTPQYVNKIETIFDDKRGRKRVKNQGLAVREETSGTESDPEDNTKGSRRSVYRQSTLKRRPGYRTLERDLIQLQQQQLFQIFVVVSLRKGSTGNTYSPEITQQFPKMFEKSSRLSREAEDQLKVIPKFCFPDSQDWKPSAHMPSETFSFVLTGEDGSRWFCYCRKILPSGKGKRLPEVHCIVSKLGCFNLFAKILEEVERRREISPALVYPFMRSVMEAPFPAPGRTVTVKSFLPGSGNEVLTLCRPVDSRLEHVDFDSLLQCLSVGKLLQVFASILLERRVIFIADKLSVLSRCGHAVLALLYPFTWQHTFVPVLPASMLDISCSPTPFLIGVLAPCLPELLELPIEEVLIVDLCADKFVIQLGDEDCILPSKLQAALLQILEEREEILRQEDGDRGGDHQADLSSLVSEGFVRLFVELVGHYPLHMVESSNGSRELQRDSFRKSHPSRGVRQFLQLFMETQMFAGFIQDKELRKGVGRGLFEFRVAEYMDTYPEPEPSSVNKFLKGLGNKMKLLQIK, from the exons ATGCTGGCTCTGAGGCTGGAGCAAGGCAAGCGAGGGGGTGGTGAGGTCGATCGCCTGCAGAAAGGGGCCACTGTGGCTTGGCAGTCGGGGAGGCCCTCTTCTAAAGAGCGCCGCGTTAACATCAGGGAGAAGATCTCCCAGTGGGAAGGTCGCAGTCAGCAGGACAGCAGCCAGGATGCCGGGGTCAAAGTACACCCTCCAACTGTATCCCGGAGTCTGTCTGGAGATGTGCTGGGCAACGGGTGCTCCAGTGAGGGATCAAGAGGGGGGCCTCACGCTAAAGCTAGCCTCTCAAAAGCTAAGAGCCTAGATTTTCGAGAATCCCCATCCCCAGCTGGACAGACTGCTGTTGGTAGAAGGTCAGAGCCTTTGCAGAAATCCTCAACAGAACTTTCAACCCCAGGAAACAAACCACTAGCTTCACAAAAAGAAATGGGGTCTCCCAAAGTGGGGGCTTACACCCTGAACTCTACAGATAAACAGATCTACTCTTCTTATGGCAACCGAAAAACACAGCGTATCTTGGACTTTGAAGTAGTTCCTAAACCTCTACCTCTATCAACTGATGACCAAGACGACAACATGCCCGCCGGAAACTTCTACACCTCTCGGGGTTTCTGGCGCAAGCTTGAGGGCGACAGACTGCTCTGGGAGAAAGGCAGGGGGTCTTCAGGTGATCCTGAGCCTCCTCCCAAACCTCAGCGGACATTCCAGTATCAGGgatccaaaaacaacaaaaccaacACGGAGCACACAATACGCTGGAACAACAGATCCCCCAATAACAACCACTCCAACGTGAGGGGCAGGAGCAGGACGGTAGCTCAACCACCCAGCTTCCCACCACCTCCGTGTCCAGGAGCAACGACCAACGGGCTTTCAAGGCATAAAAAGAACAG GAAGTCTTTTGAGTATGAGGATGCTGCGCGCCTCACGGCGAAGCAAGGCACGCTGGGAGAAGACGACAGGCGCTCAGGCCTTTACCATGCTTACTCTGATGACAATATCTATGAGGACATTGTTT GTGAAGGAACCAGAGATAACCCCTATGAGGATGTCAGGTTGTCTCCATCGTGTCTCCCTATTTCAAGGCCTCAGCGCCCTAAG CTGCCTCCTAAACCCCAAACATTGCACGGATACTCTGGAAAAGTGGAGAGGAAGAAGTTCCAGACCATCGCAGCGTCTAAATCCTCGACCCTCGCAGAAACCCCAAAACCAGCTTCAGCCCGGCGCTCGAGCACTCAGAAAACACAGCGGACGCCTCAG TACGTCAACAAGATTGAGACCATCTTTGACGACAAGCGAGGGAGGAAGAGAGTCAAGAACCAGGGCTTAGCAGTGCgag AAGAGACCAGCGGGACAGAGAGCGATCCAGAGGACAACACTAAAG GCTCCAGAAGATCAGTTTACAGACAGTCTACACTGAAACGCCGACCAGGGTACCGCACCCTGGAGAGAGACCTGATCCAGctgcaacagcagcagctcttccAGATCTTTGTGGTCGTGTCGCTAAGAAAAGGCTCCACGGGAAACACCTACTCTCCTGAAATCACACAGCAGTTCCCCAAAATG tttgaaaagtCATCCCGGCTGTCCAGAGAGGCAGAGGATCAGCTGAAGGTTATCCCCAAGTTCTGCTTCCCCGACTCACAGGACTGGAAGCCGTCTGCACACATGCCAAG TGAAACCTTTTCCTTCGTCCTGACCGGAGAGGACGGCAGCCGCTGGTTCTGTTACTGCCGTAAGATCTTG CCCAGTGGAAAAGGCAAGAGGCTCCCTGAGGTGCACTGCATTGTCAGCAAACTGGGCTGTTTCAACCTGTTTGCCAAG ATTTTAGAGGAGGTGGAGCGACGCAGGGAGATTTCCCCGGCGCTGGTTTATCCTTTTATGCGTAGCGTGATGGAGGCCCCGTTTCCAGCCCCTGGACGCACAGTCACAGTGAAGAGCTTCCTCCCCGGCTCCGGGAATGAG GTTTTGACTCTGTGTCGCCCGGTGGACTCCAGGCTGGAGCACGTGGACTTTGACAGTCTGCTGCAGTGTCTCAGTGTCGGGAAACTCCTGCAGGTGTTTGCCTCCATCCTGCTGGAGAGGAGGGTCATCTTCATCGCTGACAAACTCAG CGTGTTGTCTCGGTGTGGCCATGCAGTGCTGGCGCTGCTCTACCCCTTCACCTGGCAGCACACCTTTGTACCTGTGCTCCCAGCCAGCATGCTGGACATCAGCTGCTCCCCCACCCCATTCCTCATCGGGGTGCTGGCACCGTGCCTGCcagagctgctggagctgcCCATCGAGGAG gtGCTCATAGTGGATCTGTGTGCAGACAAGTTTGTCATTCAG CTTGGCGATGAGGACTGCATCCTGCCCAGTAAGCTGCAGGCGGCGCTGCTGCAGATcctggaggagagggaagagatcCTGAGACAGGAGGATGGAGACAGAGGTGGAG ATCATCAGGCCGACCTGAGCTCTTTGGTGTCCGAGGGTTTCGTGCGGTTATTCGTGGAGCTGGTGGGCCACTATCCTCTCCACATGGTCGAGTCGTCCAACGGGAGCAGGGAGCTACAGCGTGACAGCTTCCGCAAATCTCACCCGTCCCGTGGAGTCCGCCAGTTCCTGCAGCTCTTCATGGAAACTCAGATGTTTGCAGGATTCATTCAGGACAAAGAGCTGCGCAAGGGCGTGGGCAGAG GTCTCTTTGAGTTCAGAGTGGCCGAGTATATGGATACGTACCCTGAGCCAGAGCCGAGTAGTGTGAACAAGTTTCTAAAAGGACTGG gaaacaAGATGAAGCTCCtacaaattaaatga
- the dennd2c gene encoding DENN domain-containing protein 2C isoform X1, with protein MLALRLEQGKRGGGEVDRLQKGATVAWQSGRPSSKERRVNIREKISQWEGRSQQDSSQDAGVKVHPPTVSRSLSGDVLGNGCSSEGSRGGPHAKASLSKAKSLDFRESPSPAGQTAVGRRSEPLQKSSTELSTPGNKPLASQKEMGSPKVGAYTLNSTDKQIYSSYGNRKTQRILDFEVVPKPLPLSTDDQDDNMPAGNFYTSRGFWRKLEGDRLLWEKGRGSSGDPEPPPKPQRTFQYQGSKNNKTNTEHTIRWNNRSPNNNHSNVRGRSRTVAQPPSFPPPPCPGATTNGLSRHKKNRKSFEYEDAARLTAKQGTLGEDDRRSGLYHAYSDDNIYEDIVCEGTRDNPYEDVRLSPSCLPISRPQRPKLPPKPQTLHGYSGKVERKKFQTIAASKSSTLAETPKPASARRSSTQKTQRTPQYVNKIETIFDDKRGRKRVKNQGLAVREETSGTESDPEDNTKAGSRRSVYRQSTLKRRPGYRTLERDLIQLQQQQLFQIFVVVSLRKGSTGNTYSPEITQQFPKMFEKSSRLSREAEDQLKVIPKFCFPDSQDWKPSAHMPSETFSFVLTGEDGSRWFCYCRKILPSGKGKRLPEVHCIVSKLGCFNLFAKILEEVERRREISPALVYPFMRSVMEAPFPAPGRTVTVKSFLPGSGNEVLTLCRPVDSRLEHVDFDSLLQCLSVGKLLQVFASILLERRVIFIADKLSVLSRCGHAVLALLYPFTWQHTFVPVLPASMLDISCSPTPFLIGVLAPCLPELLELPIEEVLIVDLCADKFVIQLGDEDCILPSKLQAALLQILEEREEILRQEDGDRGGDHQADLSSLVSEGFVRLFVELVGHYPLHMVESSNGSRELQRDSFRKSHPSRGVRQFLQLFMETQMFAGFIQDKELRKGVGRGLFEFRVAEYMDTYPEPEPSSVNKFLKGLGNKMKLLQIK; from the exons ATGCTGGCTCTGAGGCTGGAGCAAGGCAAGCGAGGGGGTGGTGAGGTCGATCGCCTGCAGAAAGGGGCCACTGTGGCTTGGCAGTCGGGGAGGCCCTCTTCTAAAGAGCGCCGCGTTAACATCAGGGAGAAGATCTCCCAGTGGGAAGGTCGCAGTCAGCAGGACAGCAGCCAGGATGCCGGGGTCAAAGTACACCCTCCAACTGTATCCCGGAGTCTGTCTGGAGATGTGCTGGGCAACGGGTGCTCCAGTGAGGGATCAAGAGGGGGGCCTCACGCTAAAGCTAGCCTCTCAAAAGCTAAGAGCCTAGATTTTCGAGAATCCCCATCCCCAGCTGGACAGACTGCTGTTGGTAGAAGGTCAGAGCCTTTGCAGAAATCCTCAACAGAACTTTCAACCCCAGGAAACAAACCACTAGCTTCACAAAAAGAAATGGGGTCTCCCAAAGTGGGGGCTTACACCCTGAACTCTACAGATAAACAGATCTACTCTTCTTATGGCAACCGAAAAACACAGCGTATCTTGGACTTTGAAGTAGTTCCTAAACCTCTACCTCTATCAACTGATGACCAAGACGACAACATGCCCGCCGGAAACTTCTACACCTCTCGGGGTTTCTGGCGCAAGCTTGAGGGCGACAGACTGCTCTGGGAGAAAGGCAGGGGGTCTTCAGGTGATCCTGAGCCTCCTCCCAAACCTCAGCGGACATTCCAGTATCAGGgatccaaaaacaacaaaaccaacACGGAGCACACAATACGCTGGAACAACAGATCCCCCAATAACAACCACTCCAACGTGAGGGGCAGGAGCAGGACGGTAGCTCAACCACCCAGCTTCCCACCACCTCCGTGTCCAGGAGCAACGACCAACGGGCTTTCAAGGCATAAAAAGAACAG GAAGTCTTTTGAGTATGAGGATGCTGCGCGCCTCACGGCGAAGCAAGGCACGCTGGGAGAAGACGACAGGCGCTCAGGCCTTTACCATGCTTACTCTGATGACAATATCTATGAGGACATTGTTT GTGAAGGAACCAGAGATAACCCCTATGAGGATGTCAGGTTGTCTCCATCGTGTCTCCCTATTTCAAGGCCTCAGCGCCCTAAG CTGCCTCCTAAACCCCAAACATTGCACGGATACTCTGGAAAAGTGGAGAGGAAGAAGTTCCAGACCATCGCAGCGTCTAAATCCTCGACCCTCGCAGAAACCCCAAAACCAGCTTCAGCCCGGCGCTCGAGCACTCAGAAAACACAGCGGACGCCTCAG TACGTCAACAAGATTGAGACCATCTTTGACGACAAGCGAGGGAGGAAGAGAGTCAAGAACCAGGGCTTAGCAGTGCgag AAGAGACCAGCGGGACAGAGAGCGATCCAGAGGACAACACTAAAG CAGGCTCCAGAAGATCAGTTTACAGACAGTCTACACTGAAACGCCGACCAGGGTACCGCACCCTGGAGAGAGACCTGATCCAGctgcaacagcagcagctcttccAGATCTTTGTGGTCGTGTCGCTAAGAAAAGGCTCCACGGGAAACACCTACTCTCCTGAAATCACACAGCAGTTCCCCAAAATG tttgaaaagtCATCCCGGCTGTCCAGAGAGGCAGAGGATCAGCTGAAGGTTATCCCCAAGTTCTGCTTCCCCGACTCACAGGACTGGAAGCCGTCTGCACACATGCCAAG TGAAACCTTTTCCTTCGTCCTGACCGGAGAGGACGGCAGCCGCTGGTTCTGTTACTGCCGTAAGATCTTG CCCAGTGGAAAAGGCAAGAGGCTCCCTGAGGTGCACTGCATTGTCAGCAAACTGGGCTGTTTCAACCTGTTTGCCAAG ATTTTAGAGGAGGTGGAGCGACGCAGGGAGATTTCCCCGGCGCTGGTTTATCCTTTTATGCGTAGCGTGATGGAGGCCCCGTTTCCAGCCCCTGGACGCACAGTCACAGTGAAGAGCTTCCTCCCCGGCTCCGGGAATGAG GTTTTGACTCTGTGTCGCCCGGTGGACTCCAGGCTGGAGCACGTGGACTTTGACAGTCTGCTGCAGTGTCTCAGTGTCGGGAAACTCCTGCAGGTGTTTGCCTCCATCCTGCTGGAGAGGAGGGTCATCTTCATCGCTGACAAACTCAG CGTGTTGTCTCGGTGTGGCCATGCAGTGCTGGCGCTGCTCTACCCCTTCACCTGGCAGCACACCTTTGTACCTGTGCTCCCAGCCAGCATGCTGGACATCAGCTGCTCCCCCACCCCATTCCTCATCGGGGTGCTGGCACCGTGCCTGCcagagctgctggagctgcCCATCGAGGAG gtGCTCATAGTGGATCTGTGTGCAGACAAGTTTGTCATTCAG CTTGGCGATGAGGACTGCATCCTGCCCAGTAAGCTGCAGGCGGCGCTGCTGCAGATcctggaggagagggaagagatcCTGAGACAGGAGGATGGAGACAGAGGTGGAG ATCATCAGGCCGACCTGAGCTCTTTGGTGTCCGAGGGTTTCGTGCGGTTATTCGTGGAGCTGGTGGGCCACTATCCTCTCCACATGGTCGAGTCGTCCAACGGGAGCAGGGAGCTACAGCGTGACAGCTTCCGCAAATCTCACCCGTCCCGTGGAGTCCGCCAGTTCCTGCAGCTCTTCATGGAAACTCAGATGTTTGCAGGATTCATTCAGGACAAAGAGCTGCGCAAGGGCGTGGGCAGAG GTCTCTTTGAGTTCAGAGTGGCCGAGTATATGGATACGTACCCTGAGCCAGAGCCGAGTAGTGTGAACAAGTTTCTAAAAGGACTGG gaaacaAGATGAAGCTCCtacaaattaaatga